Proteins encoded within one genomic window of Oncorhynchus tshawytscha isolate Ot180627B linkage group LG02, Otsh_v2.0, whole genome shotgun sequence:
- the LOC112267342 gene encoding stathmin-3 — protein sequence MASTVSAYSDKIKEMSMLSLICSCFHSQPHPNSLYQYGDMEVKSLNKRASGQAFEVILKAPADLSPDRPQPLFSPPKKDLSLEELQKRLEAAEERRKSQEALLLKQLAEKREHEREVLHKALEENNNFSKMAEEKLNYKMEVNKENREAHLNALKQRLREKEIHADEVRRNKELQADLSG from the exons cCTACTCGGACAAGATAAAAGAGATGTCCATGCTGTCTCTGATCTGCTCCTGCTTCCACTCACAACCACATCCCAACAGCCTCTACCAATATGGAG ACATGGAGGTGAAGTCCCTAAACAAGCGGGCATCCGGCCAGGCCTTCGAGGTCATCCTGAAGGCCCCCGCTGACCTCTCTCCTGACAGGCCCCAGCCGCTGTTCTCTCCCCCTAAGAAGGACCTCTCTCTGGAGGAGCTCCAGAAGAGGCTGGAGGctgcggaggagaggaggaag tctcagGAGGCCCTGCTCCTGAAGCAGCTGGCTGAGAAGCGGGAGCATGAGCGAGAGGTGCTCCACAAGGCCCTGGAGGAGAACAACAACTTCAGCAAGATGGCAGAGGAGAAACTCAACTACAAGATGGAGGTCAACAAAGAGAACCGCGAGGCCCACCTTAATGCGCTCAAGCAGAGGCTCCGTGAGAAG GAAATCCATGCTGATGAGGTCCGTAGAAACAAGGAACTCCAAGCTGACCTCTCTGGTTGA